AATTTGTCCGGCTAGTAGAAGTTATCCTTAACTGGATAGCGCAAAACCCAGACTTAGTTCGTGATTTGCTCAAGCTAGTCTGGCGCCCTTGGTAACGTGTGATCTTCTTTTGGTTTAGCGGTTATTTTGCGCCCCCCCGATAGTGTCAGGCTATCGGGGGAATTTCTTTTGGGACACCTAAGTACTCTTTAATAAATGACTCGTGGCCCTTTGTCAACCAGTGACTATCGCATTTTATTTGTCAAGGACTTTTTGTGTTTGTGAAGTATAAACTTCCGTTTGAAAAAAGCTGCTGCGCGCAGGGCGACATCGCGGTTTTAAGCTCGCTCGACCGCTGTGGTGGCCGGGGCGACTCGAAGGAAGACATGGCCGCCCGCCGAGGGCACCCGCACCCCTCTCCAAAAACTTCTGCATCCTGTCTGCTGGCCGGCTTCCGCCTCCCGCGGAACCTTTCCAGCAGGCAAGACACGCGGTTTCCAAGGGAGCGAAGAGGTCCGCGTTTCGGGGGATGCCGTAAAACCCTTTCCCCAACGCAGACCGGCAAGATGCGCCGATGCTGATTGATCTTGTCCTCAAACGAGGGGCGTCAGGACTTTTCGATCATTTTCTTGAATCTTTCGAAAAGGTACCGGGAGTCATGCGGTCCCGGCGAAGCCTCTGGATGATACTGTATCGAAAAAACAGGGTATTTCCTGTGCGCCATCCCTTCCACGGTCTGATCGTTGAGGTTGATGTGGGTGATGTCACACTCTGAACGGACACTTTCAGGGTCTACAGCGAAGTTATGATTCTGGGACGTGATTTCCACCTGGCCGGTATCGAACCTCCTGACCGGGTGATTGGCACCATGGTGGCCGAAAGTAAGCTTGAAGGTCCTCCCGCCGAGAGCCAGGCCCAAGATCTGATGCCCCAGGCAAATGCCGAAGATGGGCTTCTTACCAATGAGATTGCGGACATTCTGAATCAGGTAGGGCACTGATTCGGGGTCACCCGGACCATTGGACAGGAAGACTCCGTCAGGGTCGTACTCGAGGATCTCGTCACTGGTGGCGAACGCGGGAAATACTCTGACCTTGGCGCCCGAGTCCACCAAGAGCCTGAGGATATTCTGCTTTATGCCGGAATCGTAAGCAGCCACGCGGAATTGTCCTGTATTCCTTTTTGGCTCCGCGTTCCATTGCCAGGTCCCTTCATCCCAGTCGTACGGCTCGGAGCATGTGACTTCCCGCACCAAATCCAGCCCTTCGATGTCGGGGTAGGCTCGAACCTTTTTCAGCAGGCTTTCTGAATCGTGATCCTCCGTGGACACTATGCCTTTTTTTGCCCCGGTTTCCCTCAGGTTCCTGGTGAGTTTTCTGGTATCGATACCGTCGATAGCCATTATCCCGTATTTGATCAAGAAGTCGTGGAGATCCTGGTTCTTGCGCCAGTTGCTCGGGTGAGGGCAGTATTCCTTGACGACAAATCCCGACAAGAAAGGTCTGACGGCCTCGTTATCTTCGAAATTTACCCCGGTATTGCCTATATGGGGATAGGTCATTGTTACTATCTGCCCTCGATACGACGGGTCCGTCAGTATCTCCTGGTAACCGGTGATCGCCGTATTAAAAACCACTTCTCCGACTCTTTCCCCTGGAGCGCCGAAAGACGTTCCCCGAAAGACTGTACCGTCGGCCAGCATTAAAGTCGCTTTCATCTTAGTCCCTTCATAAAATGTCCCAGTCTTGCCATACCCTGTCCGATCTTTTCATCCGGGGAGGTCATGGAGACCCTGAAAAAGCTCTCTCCACTGGGTCCGTACCCCACGCCGGGTGTCACCACCAGCCCTTGCTTCTCGAGCAGGTCCGCGCAAAACTCCACGGAAGAAGTGTAAGGTTCGGGAACGTGCACCCAAAAATAGTAGCTTGCCCGCGGGAGTTGAAACTTGAGCCCAAGGTCGTCCAAACTTTTGGCTATGCGGTCGCGGCGCTTCTTGAAAAGCGTGGTCCTCGCTTTGTTGAAGCCTTCGGCGTCCGGATGCCCCAACGCCCGTGCCGCCGTCCTCTGGATGGCCATGAAAACGCCCGAATCAAAATTCGACTTCAGGGTCAGAAAGGCGTCTATCAGTTGCTTGCTTCCAGTGACAAAGCCTATTCTCCATCCTGTCATGTTAAACGTTTTTGAAAAAGTGTGAATCTCTATGGCGGTTTCTTTGGCTCCGGGAATCTCCATAATACTTATGGGCCGGTCTTCCTCCTCGAAGTAGACCTCGGAATAGGCGTTATCAGCCAGGATCACTATGCCGTGCTTTCTTGCGAACTCCACGAGTTTCTCGAAAAAGGTTTGGTCAGCCACAGCCGAGGTCGGGTTGTTCGGATAGTTGACGAACATTATTTTTGATTTGTCCGCTACGCGCGGGTCTATTGCATCCAGGTCAGGGAGGAATCCGCTTTCTTCCTGAAGCGGCACTCGGGCGACCTTTCCGCCCGCGAACCCTATTGCCACCTCATAGACAGGGTAGCCGGGATCGGTGACGATCGCTGTGTCCCCCGGGTCCAGGAACACAAACGGCAGGTGGGAGATCGCATCCTTTGACCCGATTACCGCCATGATTTCGCTGCGAGGGTCCAGTTCAACCCCGAAACGCCGGCCAAACCAGTGAGCCACAGCCTCACAGAAATCCGCTTCACCTTTGTAACTCGGGTAGACGTGATTGCGAGGGTCCCGCATTTCTTCGGCCATGAGATCGAGGACGAAGCCTGGGGTTGGTTGATCAGGGTCGCCAATTGCAAGAGAAATCACGTCAATGCCCTTTTCCTGGACAGCCTTGCGTTTCTCATCAATCAGATGAAATAAATAAGGCGGGGTATCAAGAACCCTCCTCGAAAACCTCATGGATCTCCTCCCGTTACAACAAGAATAAATCCTCGTGCACTCCCGTGCAAAAGCCCGGCTTTCCACTCGCTGCGAGTCTCTATCAGCAATTGATAAGAGTTCGATTTCCCGCGGTGAAGATTCGCCGGGTGAGGCAAGTCCGATTTCGGCACGAGCCCATCATCACGAACGCCACTCACGAGCATGGCCGGACTTCGCTCCGGAGGCCCATTCGAACGCATCTAACCTTCTTCATGGCTTGAAAGTGAACGCGTATGATCCATACGCGTACCGATTAAACATTTTTTTGCGAATGATTTCAAGAGCCGTTCACGCCCGCCGGTCAATGCGCGCTACCACGACCGGGGCCGCGGGGCCTTTTGGAACGTGCTGTTCACCCAAGCTTTCAAGGGGTTCGTCCTTGACTTCCCGGCCTTTTTTCCTTATTTTCGGTGAGATTGCCTGATGGAGAAAAATTAATAAAGTGTTTCCTTCCTTTGAAACAATTCTGGGATGTCTGTGTCTGAATGGGGTAAGTATGCTCCTGATCTCGGTTTTCAACGCAGAAACTGACGAAGATCGAGATGTTGTGCGGAGATGCCTACAGGGTGAGCGAGAGGCGTTCGATATCCTTGTTGAAAAGTATTACAAGAAGATCTATAACCTCTCCTACAGATTTGTGGGAGACTCAGAGGAAGCAAACGACTTAGCACAAGAGATTTTCACGGCGGCCTATCAGAATCTGAAGAAGTTCAGGGGTGATGCAAAATTCTCGACGTGGCTGTTTCAAATCGCCACAAACAGAGGAAAGAACAGGTTCAAGTACCTAAAGCGCCGCGGGTACTTCGCCAATCGAGGACAATCGGACGGCGACGATGATCGGGATGCGCTGAAAAAGGCCATACCTGATTTGTCTACCAATCCCGAGACCTTGTTGGCGGGAAAACAGATTCAGAAGATTGTTCAGGATGCAATCAACGAACTCGACCCTGATCACAAAGAGATAGTGATTCTCAGGGACATCGAAGGGTTCTCATACGATGAAATAGCCAAGATGCTTGATCTTCCGGAAGGAACCACCAAATCTCGCCTGCATAGGGCGCGGATGGTTGTAAAAGAAAAATTGAAGAAGGTCCTGTCATGAGTGATTGTGATCGAATCAGCGCTTTATTCGGGGATGTCTATGACGAGCAAATGGACGGGGAGAGCAAGAAGGTTTTTGACCAACATCTTCACCACTGTCCTGGCTGTCGAGAAGACATGAAATGGTACGGAATTACGGTGCGAGCACTGACCAACCTCGAGCAGGTCTCCCCGCCACCGAATTTCGTAGCCCAAGTCAACGCGAGACTCCAATCATCACCCGCCTCCTCCTCATTTCTGGATTTTTTCAAGAACTTCTTTTCTTCCACGCCCTATTTGCCATTACCAGCGGGAGTAGCAGCTCTCGCGTTCGTGGCTGTCATCGGAATTGTTGTGTATAATCAGCAATATATGGAGATAGTGCCTTCCGTGGCATATAGTGGTCCCACTCAAACCGCGGCAGTCAGGTCCACGGCGGAGGCCAGGAGCGCGGTTGGAGGCACAGCGACCCTTCCGGCGAACCAGATGCAGGTTTCAGGCGTCCTCACCCAGGCGTCCGAGACCTCGCCTTCGAGTCCCGCCGGAACCCTTCCCCTTTATTCAATGGCACCCCCCAGTTCATTTCAAAGCAACCTAGGAATCAGAGGCGAGAGTCTTGCCACTATCGCGGACAGGATGGGTGCGGATAACCTGACAGTCGAAAGCCCGAGTATTGACATCGCCCTGGAATCGCTGAAGAAAATATTACCCAATATTCAAGGTCAGCTTGTTGACCAAAGGACCCCCGGCAACGGAGGCGTTGTAGTGGGTGTTCTTATTCCCCCCAGCGCGTACGGTCGCCTTACCACCGAACTGATCAACCACGGCGCGGTCGAAACCGGTGCGGGCTCGGAAGCCCAGCCTGTGGCCCCTCTGAAGAAGGAAGGCAACAACGTCCTGCTCTACATTCGATTCGTTCGTACCCCCTAGACAGATTTATCCTTAATCTTCGTCCCAATTGATGTTTTGTTCGCGAGCAGACGAGGCCGCAGAGCGGCGGTCTGCCGCGCGAAGACATCCCCTCCCCTGGTTGACATCCCGATCGTTTCACTCCAAGATCCGTGCGTGACTGCTTTGGACGTTCGTGGCTGTTGCGAGCAACACAGCGGTTTTCCGGTTCGGCAATCATTTTGGATGCGGTCGCGGGCTGAATTGATAGGCCTTTCACCGGACCGAATAGTGCGTAAGTAAAAAAAGGGAGGACAAAGTCCGTTGAAACTGGGAATCATAGGCCTGCCGGGCAGCGGGAAAACCACGGTGTTCCGGGCACTCACAGGGGGTATTGAATCCGCGGATCGCAGGGGAGGACCGGATCAGCCTGCGCTCGGGGTGGTGATGGTTAATGATCCTCGCATGGATTTTCTCGCGGACCACCATAGGCCCAAAAAGGTCACTCCCGTCCATGTGGAATATCTGGATATCGCAGGGATAACCGGTGAAGGCAAACCGGGGCGGTCAATCGGCGACAAAGTTCTCGCACACATCCGCCCGTTGGATGCTTTGGTTCATTGCGTAAGGTTCTTCGACTCGTCGTCGCTCG
The Desulfomonile tiedjei genome window above contains:
- the carA gene encoding glutamine-hydrolyzing carbamoyl-phosphate synthase small subunit — its product is MKATLMLADGTVFRGTSFGAPGERVGEVVFNTAITGYQEILTDPSYRGQIVTMTYPHIGNTGVNFEDNEAVRPFLSGFVVKEYCPHPSNWRKNQDLHDFLIKYGIMAIDGIDTRKLTRNLRETGAKKGIVSTEDHDSESLLKKVRAYPDIEGLDLVREVTCSEPYDWDEGTWQWNAEPKRNTGQFRVAAYDSGIKQNILRLLVDSGAKVRVFPAFATSDEILEYDPDGVFLSNGPGDPESVPYLIQNVRNLIGKKPIFGICLGHQILGLALGGRTFKLTFGHHGANHPVRRFDTGQVEITSQNHNFAVDPESVRSECDITHINLNDQTVEGMAHRKYPVFSIQYHPEASPGPHDSRYLFERFKKMIEKS
- a CDS encoding LL-diaminopimelate aminotransferase translates to MRFSRRVLDTPPYLFHLIDEKRKAVQEKGIDVISLAIGDPDQPTPGFVLDLMAEEMRDPRNHVYPSYKGEADFCEAVAHWFGRRFGVELDPRSEIMAVIGSKDAISHLPFVFLDPGDTAIVTDPGYPVYEVAIGFAGGKVARVPLQEESGFLPDLDAIDPRVADKSKIMFVNYPNNPTSAVADQTFFEKLVEFARKHGIVILADNAYSEVYFEEEDRPISIMEIPGAKETAIEIHTFSKTFNMTGWRIGFVTGSKQLIDAFLTLKSNFDSGVFMAIQRTAARALGHPDAEGFNKARTTLFKKRRDRIAKSLDDLGLKFQLPRASYYFWVHVPEPYTSSVEFCADLLEKQGLVVTPGVGYGPSGESFFRVSMTSPDEKIGQGMARLGHFMKGLR
- a CDS encoding sigma-70 family RNA polymerase sigma factor, yielding MLLISVFNAETDEDRDVVRRCLQGEREAFDILVEKYYKKIYNLSYRFVGDSEEANDLAQEIFTAAYQNLKKFRGDAKFSTWLFQIATNRGKNRFKYLKRRGYFANRGQSDGDDDRDALKKAIPDLSTNPETLLAGKQIQKIVQDAINELDPDHKEIVILRDIEGFSYDEIAKMLDLPEGTTKSRLHRARMVVKEKLKKVLS
- a CDS encoding zf-HC2 domain-containing protein → MSDCDRISALFGDVYDEQMDGESKKVFDQHLHHCPGCREDMKWYGITVRALTNLEQVSPPPNFVAQVNARLQSSPASSSFLDFFKNFFSSTPYLPLPAGVAALAFVAVIGIVVYNQQYMEIVPSVAYSGPTQTAAVRSTAEARSAVGGTATLPANQMQVSGVLTQASETSPSSPAGTLPLYSMAPPSSFQSNLGIRGESLATIADRMGADNLTVESPSIDIALESLKKILPNIQGQLVDQRTPGNGGVVVGVLIPPSAYGRLTTELINHGAVETGAGSEAQPVAPLKKEGNNVLLYIRFVRTP